In Dehalococcoidia bacterium, the genomic window GCCAGCTTGGCGGCGGTATAGCCGCCAATGCCGGCGATAGCCGCGTGGGCCAGCGAGACCTGCCCGGCGTAGCCGATGAGCAGGTTCAGCGACAGGGACAGCACCACGAATATGAGCACCTGGTTGGCGATGTCGAACCTGTACTCCATGACGCCCCCCTCAGGCGGTAACCAGTCGCTGCACCTGCCGCAGGGCCAGGCGTAGCTGGACGGGCCTTAGCGCCAAGTAGACGAACAGCACGCCGAACACCACTACCGGCGCCCATTGAGCGCTGAGGAAGAGCCCGCTCAGGCTCTCCACCAGGCCTAATGCCAGCCCCGTCAGCGCCACCGACACCGGCCTGGTGCCCAGGGCCATGAAGGCCACCACGAAGGCGATGAGGGTCTGCTGCAGGCCCATGTCTGGCACGGCCGCGAAGCGTATGGCAGCGTACACGGCGAACACCCCAGCCAGCGCCGAACCGATGGCGAAGACCAGCCAGTACACCCGTTCCGTATTGATACCCACCACCCGCGCCAGCTCGGGGTTCACTCGCACGGCGTTGATGATACGCCCCCAGGGCGTGTAGCTCAGGAAGAAGGCCACCGCCAGCACCAGGAACCAGGCGGTGAACACCGCCGCCATGTCCAGGCTGGTGAAGGTTACGCCTAGCACCGTGAAGGGACGCAGCGGGAAGCCCCCCAGGGAGCGGCTGGCGGACTCCGCCCCC contains:
- a CDS encoding branched-chain amino acid ABC transporter permease; its protein translation is MDFRGELFPQLFTNGVINGSWYGVLGLGFALILTVTGRFHLAYAVTYTLAAYVAIALSQDVGIPLGVAFFLAVVVASLSGVLMEGVVYGPLAAGGGGLLGIFIASLGLTIVAENLIRLTWGAESASRSLGGFPLRPFTVLGVTFTSLDMAAVFTAWFLVLAVAFFLSYTPWGRIINAVRVNPELARVVGINTERVYWLVFAIGSALAGVFAVYAAIRFAAVPDMGLQQTLIAFVVAFMALGTRPVSVALTGLALGLVESLSGLFLSAQWAPVVVFGVLFVYLALRPVQLRLALRQVQRLVTA